In Aureimonas sp. AU20, the sequence TTATAAATGAACAAGCACGAATGGGATAATCTGAAGGATTTCCTATTCGTGCTGTTTGGCCGCCTTTAAATTATTCTTCTCGTGGAAAGACTGGTCGTGTTTTTCCATCGCCGCTGCGAATGGTGAGTGTTGCGTATACGATATTAGACATCGAACGCATATTTCCGATATGTCTTATCATCTGGCTTCATTGGCACCGGTTTGCCGGTCACGGTCTTGTTCATGAGCAGGCATAAACTCGATCTCTTGGCGCGCGAAGCCTTTGCGGCCCTCTCGCTCCACGAGAAGAACGCCTACCTCCAGGGTGTGGTCAAGGAGATCCAGACTGCCCGCGCAGAAGCGTTCGAGCCTCTGGACAAGGATGCGCTAAGCCGCCTGCGCCGCTTCTACTCGCGCCGCAGCTTTGCCGATCTCCAACTCGAAAAGATCGCCAACGAGCGCCTGCGGGCCGCTATGGGGAAATGGGGCGAAGCCATTCACCTAGGCGAGGTTCAGAAGGCCATCACGCACGAGGCGCCTAGCCAAGTTCGCCCTATCAAGCGGGCTGCGCCGCTCGATGACGATCAGCTCTCCTTCTTTGTCCCGACGGTGCATGACGCGCCGGTCAAGGACGATCTCAACCTGATGGATATCGCCCCCTTCTCGTTGTCGAAGACCGTCAAGGGCGGCGTTTTGCGATACGAATTGAAGGACAGCATCGTCACGATCGAAGGCGGTGCCGAGGTCGGACTGGCGACAGCCTACGACTACGACATCTTCATCAACATGGTTTCGCATCTCGCGGCCGAGATGCGCGACTATGGGATCGCTCAGAAAAAGGGGTTGCGGCCGACTATTCCCGCTCGCGTCTATCGCCCTGCAGCAGCTGAGCTTTTGAAATTCTGCCGGCGCGACCTCGGGGGCAAGCAATATCTAGAACTGGAGAAGGCTCTCGATCGCCTGCAGGCTACGCGCATCAAGATCACCAATCTGAGTGATGGGAAACGTCGTGAGACCGAAGCCTTTCCGCTCATTGGGCATTTCAAGGTCGTATCGCGCACTGTCCAGGACAAGATTGATCAGGTCGAGATCGAGATCCCGGGCTGGGTCTATGAAGGCGTTGTCACCCCTTCTGGGAAGCCATCGATCCTGACGCTCAATCCCGATTATTTCCTGATTGCCCGCCCCCTAGCAAAATTCATCTATCGTCTCGCACGAAAGACTGCTGGAGAAGGAGAGGCCTTTTACCGCGTCGACGACGTTCACGTGCGGAGCGGCTCGCGATTGCCACCTCATAAATTCGCACAAGCACTCGAACGATTGGTCGAGGGAACGAAGGAGGATCCTCTTCCCGACTATAATTTGGAGTTGCGAAAAGGGGATAGAGGGCAAGTGCTCTATATGAGCAAGCGATTGGACACGATGACCGAGATCAGCGGGAAGGACTGACAAAACACCGTACTTCAGTCCGCGATGGTTTGACAAAAAGAGGCTGCAGCTTTCACTGCGCCATGTCAAAATGCCGTACATCAGTCCGAGCAGCTTTGACAAAATGGCCTGCGTGGCCTTCTCCAAGAACTGCCAAAACGCCGTACATCAGTCCGCCCGGTTTTGACAAAAATTCTGGCGCTTGCAATCGATCAACGTCCTTCTGGTGAAAGGCTAAACCGTACATCACTGCCAAAAAAACCGTACATCATTCTGTCAACGCCGTACATCATTCCGTCAAAACCGTACATCACTCCCAAAATCACCTTTAAGGCTTTGATTCAATAAGGATATTTTCTCTAAAACTAAAGAAAAAACTAGAAAAACGTCCAAAAACCTCCAGCGCGCGAATTTTGACAAAAATGACGGAATTTTCCGGGGCTGGTTTTTTCGAAGAAAAAGCCCCGCTTAGCCCCGGCAATGGACCTCAGAACTCTCAGAAATCAGCCCGACGAGATGCACGTCGTAGTCTGTAGCAGACCCTAGATCAGTGAACGCCTAGTCACATAGATCAGCTGGAATTGTCCTCTTTGAAGAGACATCCAAGGATCCCATCGTCTCTGCTAAGACCCCTCTTTACCTCGCTTGAGTCATGACGCTCCTGCGTTGCGTCGCTCGTGCATCATGCACCCCAGAGAGGGTTCTCGAATGAATAGATAGTTCGCCTTTCACCGACCAAACAAGCTCGCCCCTGTGCTTCGAAAAGCGGGCCTGGAAGAAGCTTGGCACGTTGCGGTAGGAAATGAGCGATACCCTGCGAAGACGCACGGGAGGGCGATTTTGGCAATTTATGAAGCCACCCAATGGCTGGTCTGCGCCGAGGCAATCAATTTCGACGTCATAGCGTTTTAAATTAACATCGGTGAGTCGGTTAAAACTAGGTTCGATGAGTTACGGGCCGGAGATAACGAAGGGCGCAATGGTGGCCCTAATCGCGGTTTCATCGCGCTCTGCTTCTCTCATCAGGCGTTACCTTCATTGCAATCTCAGGCAAATTGCGGCTCCTGAAAAGCAGGTTCAGGCTTTCGACAAAAAGGTCGCCGATTGGGGTTCCCTCATTGGCGGAGAGGATCTTCAGAGCGCGATGCGTTTCCTCGTCCACCTTCGCAAGAACGGCTTTGTAAGACGTCGTCTGATCACGAGTTGCAGAGCGCGGAGCGCCCTCGAGGGTCTGCTGCTCGACTTCGACTGAGGCAATCACTCCACCCTTCTTCGGGGCAAGGCTGGCAATGCTAGGTCGCTTCGTCACTTCATGCGCTCCTTCAACTCGCGCCACAAAATCACACACTCTCGCGCAGCCTTCCCCTCTGGCTCGTATTCGCCGGCGCTCGATCCAGACAGGAGGGCATGGGAGAAGGCTGCACGTTGCCCGATCGTCGCCTTACAGACGTCTACTGGCAGACTGGCGAGGTAACCCCTCGCCTCCTTCACAATCGAAGCCTCGCCACCTGTCATGCCCGGAGGCGCACCAGTGATGACTGCGATGGCTGGCTTCTTCAGCGTCCGCGCCATGCTGATCGTGCTTTCGGCAGCTCGCAGATCAAAAAGGCTCGGACGAACGGGGATCAACACAAGGTCGGCTAGGCGCATGGCCTCGGAGATCGACGCCTCGTTGTGCGGCGGTAGATCGATGATGCTCCAGGCGAACCCTTCGGCATGAGCGGTTTCGGTAACCCCACGGATCCCGTTCTGGGGTGCTGCCACGACATAGGGGCGCTCAGCTTCCCGCAGTTCGTACCAAGCCGAAGCCGATCCCTGAGGATCGGCGTCTACGATGACGCATCCACCATCGGCATCAGCGAGACCCGCTATATGAACGGCCGTGGTGGTCTTGCCCGAACCGCCTTTGCGGCTCGCTATCGCCAACGTTTGCACTTCTTCACCGTTCCACTATTTGACCGTTTAACCGATTTACAGAAGAAGCTTGTTCAAACCTGGATCGCGCCCTCGAAGGTGCATTGCAATGGACGATCTGATCGACATTGAGTCGTCGCATCTTCGCGACACACTTGAAAACTCTGGAGTCAGCGCGGAGATCCTCGCCAAGAGCAACCGCCGAAAACTCGTCCCACATGATCGAGCAAAGTACCGCTGGCGCAACCAGATTGAGCGCCTCTTCAAAAAGCCGAAGAGGTTACAAGGCGACGCCGCCTGCTAAGACATAATCCCTAAATAATATATTTAATTATCAATATCGCATCATTTTCTCCATCTAGTATTGTGCGGTTTAAAGTTGATTTTTTAGGGCAGAGAGGCTGCTTATTGAAACGAGAAAATCTGTTTGTCGAGAAAAACCAGTTTTTCTTAGAATGGCCTTTACATGCGTCCTGACCGTGTTTTCTGAAGTACTTGTCTCTTGAGCGATTTGATTTACATTCAAACCGATGCTGAGCTTGGAAGCAATGACTGCTTCAGTAGCAGTCAAGTCGTACAGCCAGCGGAGGAATTCTGGCGCCGCGCCAGCGTTCTCCCTCGGCTGTGCGAGCACAAGAAGCGTAGCATCGGAGCCGAGAAGATCCATCGCTTGGCGGCAGGCTGGAACGGTGTGAAGCACGCCGACAACTCCTTCACTAGACGTGACGGGGATGGAGCGCACAATTGGATTGTCCGAACTCGTAGTTGACAACGCCTGTTGCAAAGCTTTGTCTGCTCGTCGATCAGCTAAAGATATGCGACCCAAGGCGCGTGTGATGAATACGGTGTCGATCAAGTCATCGAAAAGGGCGTTCGTCGCCAATAATCCCTTGCCCCGCTGTATAACAGCCGCTGGGATGCCAATCATCTGTAGCGCAGCGGTGGTGTTTGCCGCCACGCGCATTTTCAATCGACTTGTCAGCGAAACAGACCGACTGAGGTGAGGGCGCAGATGGTCGAGCCAGCCAATATCTGTCGGCGTAAAATAACCCGCTTTCATACCTCGATCGACTGAGAAAACTGCGAGATCGCCCTTAGCGCCTGAAATAACCGTAGCGGCCGTATAAACTATATCATGCGGGCGAAGGAAGTCTTGAACAATCGGCAGCGAGTCGTACTCACCGTTTGCAACGTCGCTATCCTGGATGAAGCCAGGGTGCGCGCGGCTGATCAAGCCGTCCAGTCGCGGATTCTTCTCAGCCCATCCGCCAGCGATGTAGGCTTCCATAATCGGTCGCGTACTCGCGGGTGCATCCCAAGTCAGTTGGCCGTCCGAGAGAGTAAACAGGGATCCACCGCGGGCATTCATTCTGCGTGCCATGCGATCGATAACCTCTGGCCATGTCTCAGGTATGAGAGCAGCGGTGTAGATTAGCTCGATAAGCTCGGCTTCGTACGTGTCCATAGGCATTCCCTAACGGTATGATGTCGAAAAGTTCTCATCAAAACGTTTGCATCAAGTTTATACCAACCCACTGTTAAGACCTGGTTTGTAACGCATTCGGTCAAGTTTATGAACTGCTTCATGGCGCGACGTCCCTGGATCAACTGCCCGACGTTTCGACGGTTGGTAGATAGCCGCACCACAGCGCACTTCTTCCACCAACAGCTTTGAGACATCGGCGCCCGGCTGCCGTTCAAGAGCGGCTGCCTGAAGCTTCTATCGCCTGCCCGGGCCTGATCACCCATAACTGCAATCGGGTCGAGCGACCTTGGATCCGGCTAAAGCGTAGCGCGCCATCGTCACGTGCTACCAGGACCGCCGCCAGCTTCCTCTGTCTCGCTGCCGCTCCCGACGGCGTTGAACGCTAACGGATTCTGATCGCAAAACGTTTTTCATGTCGGATAATTGTCCGATCAAGGAGGTAGGGTCTGCCATGCGCCTCGCACCGATGGATCGTGCTAAACGATAAAACGGTATTTAGAAAAATCGGTTAAACAGTTATAATTAAATTATTTAACCAAGATGCGTTGCGTCATCTAAGCCGTTTGCATCTCACGGCTGCTTTGGTGAGGATCATTACCTCAACCTGATTTCTAGGATCAGATATAACCGTACCGAGCGTAGACGGCTCAGAAATGGCCTTGCCATCTCCCGTCATAACGGCGAGGCGTCAGGGCCTCCCTAGCAATGACGCGAAAGGCAAGCGGAGCGACATACGACGTTGTCGCCTTGCCCCAGGCTGATGCTTTCCTTCACACGGTGCCTGGCTTTGTCCAGAGAACTCGCTTATCGTACACACCTAGGTGCCATCGAACCGAGTCGCTGCCATGAATGCATCCAGAAGCCGAGCCGCTGACAATGCCCGTATCCGCGCACGTCGTCGTGCGGAGGGTCTGACCGCGATCGAAGCGATACTGCATCGTGACGACGTTGCGTTGCTGGACGAGCTCAAGGCACATCTAGGCGTTGGCTCTCGTTCGGAAGTCCTGCGCATCCTGATCGCGAAGGCTGACCGCACCACTCTTTCACCGGCCGACGTAGCAATGCTCTCTCAGAGCGCCGCATGACGCCGGCCCACCTCAAGACGGAGACGCCATAGGCAGAGAAAAGGCCCCGAAGCGGGAGCCGCCTGGAGCCTAATCTGAGTTCGTGGATGTCCTCAGAATTACGCCCCTTCGCCTTCATCGTCAAATGAAATCGCGGCTTCCCGCCACGGCCTCGCTTTGCCTTCGCGCAGGAGAGACCAGTGACGGCAGAACGATACCGTGCGCCCCTACGCCAGGGAGCGCGAGCGGCTGGGTATGGTCATGATGGCCACACCCTAACGGACCTCTTTGCGCTCGCTGGAGGATCATCCAGTGAGCCGCATCCCGACTTCCTCGCCCGGGCCGCCATTTGGCGCGACCATGCGGCGGGCCTGATCTCACGCGCCGAGGCTTCGCGCCGGTCAGCAGCGATCGGCGCCATGGTTGCCTCGCCCCAGCCTGAAGCCTCGTTGCGTTTGAAACGCAGTCAGCGCCCCCGCCATGCGCGTCCTTCTCCGAACGAGAGCCGCCAATATGCCGGCGACATGGCAACGACGGCTGCTCGTGACGATCGGCTCACGCCAAACGCCAAAGCCTTCCTGCAGGTGCTCCGTGCTCGATGCGGAAAGGGCAGGGAGACGACCATCACTAAGGGCACGATGGGCGCTGTGATGGCGCGCTCGGCTCGCACGATCCGCCGTTACCTCGTGGACCTCGTGCGTTTTGGCTATGTCGAGCTGGAGACGCGCCGGAATGCCCAGGGGCTTCATCTCGGCCTCACGGTGCGGATCACGGAGAAGGTGCTGCCGTTCTTCGAAGAGGCGAAGGGGCTGGCACGGTGGCTGGCCGAGACCCCCAAGGCGGCATTTCTCCCTTTTTCCGGGTCGGTTCTTTCAGGAAAAGCAGGGGTGACACTCCTGACACCCAAAAACCAATCTCTCAATCATCCCTCTTATCAGGCCCGCAAAACGGGCGATAGAACGGCATCGAAGATCGGGTTTGGGGCGAACGCCGCGCCAATCTGAAAGTGCGAGAAATCCGAGCCACCAATCGCAGAGCGTTTTTCGTACTGGATAAAGCTCCGATCGAGAAAGCACAGGCCGACACATGCCTTGCGTTGATGGACTTGTTAAATGATGAAACGGTAAATTGATAAATCGGTTAAAGAGTGATAAATTTATAATTAACGGAATATTTGACGCGATTTAAGCTGTTTGAATTTTTCGGTTTGCGTTGCCGAGAAATTCGGATCGGGTCCGTGCCAATCCCGCTCGATCACTTCCTCGACTAAGGATGCCAGCCCCTTGGCGTGATGGAATCCATAAGCAGAAGGGGACGTTTCCACCTTCGGGAACTTGGCCTTGTGCGTTGCCATCAACCTTCTCAGATTGATAGCACCATCGCTTCGACTCGGGGTCGCCACCATGTCAGCTGTCACGATCCGCAATCTTCCCGACGAGACGCATCGTGCGCTGAAGTTGCGCGCGGCGCAGCACGGCAGGAGCGCCGAGGCAGAAATGCGTGCCATTCTCGAGGCAGCTGTGCGCCCCGAGACCCGCCTTCGGCTTGGCACCACTCTATTCGAACTTAGCCGGAAGGCCGGTTTGACCAATGCGGATATTGACGCGCTCAATGGGGCGAGGAAACAGGCACCAGCTGAACCGATTGCGCTCGGATGATCCTTCTCGTCACGAACGTCATCTCGGAAACGATGCGGCCGGAGCCGAACCTGGCAGTTCTGCGTTGGATCGATGAGCAGTCCGCCGACACGCTTTACCTCTCCAGCGTGACGATTGCCGAACTCTTGTTCGGCGTGGCCTCCTTGCTTGACGGCCAGCGGCGGCGGCGCCTCACTGCGGCCCTGAACGGCCTCCTACCGCTTTTCGAGGGCCGCGTGCTGCCATTCGATACCGAGGCAGCTCGGCACTATGCCGATCTGGCCGTTAAGGCCCGCACCGCCGGTCGAGGTTTTCCGTGTTGGACGGGTACATCGCCGCAGTTGCAATCTCGCGCGGCTTCATCGTCGCCACCCGTGATCGAAGTGCCTTCGATGTTGCTGACGTTGCCATGATCGATCCGTGGGAGGCCCGTGGCTGAGAGGGGTCTTCAGATTAAAGATAGCAAGGCGACCTCTGGGCCGTGCTTGCTGTCTAGCGCACTGGTGGCACAGTGGCTTCGAGGAGAAGACGGCGCCGGCTAGAATGCGAGATTGGTCGACATGACAGGTTCAGGGGGTGGGGATCGCGCTCTGGTCGTTGCGCTCCTCAAGCTCCTAAAAGGGTCTCGGCCATAAAGGGTGACGATCACGAACGCTAATTGCAATCGCGGTCGATCCTTTCCCACAGATTGGGGGAAGACGCTCATAGGGATTGCAAAACTCGACGCCCATCGGAGCAAAACCCTTAGCGTTCCGGGTCAGAAGAGTGAGGCCTCGCGCATGGGCCGTTGCAGCGATCGCGACGTCCGCAAATCCGGGATCGCTTCCAGCGTCTCGGGCACGATCCATTGAGAGGAGCTGCTGCCTGTGCGGCGGCGAGATCGAAGGGTAAGATACAGGCCGCATACAGGTGTTCGATCGTCAGCCACCAGTCTCGCAGGGCGCTTGCTTTGCTAGATGCGCCTTTGCGTTCGAGCTTGGCAATTGGGGAGGATGCCGGGCGCTCTGCCCGGCGACCCTCAAGGCTTTCGCCGCGCCGCCGATCTAGCCGGGCTTCGCGACAAGTGCGTGACAGGATCGAGACCATGTCGCAGCCCCTCGCGCGAGTGCGCGGGACGATCATAGAAAATTCCCAGGCGCAAAGTGGATCGCTCGCTCGGCCGTTCTCGGCGGTTGGCGACGCGCAAAGGCCACGCTTCACGCAAAGTGGTGGCGGCGTTCAACACCATGGTGGACCTTTTTGTGAGACGGCCGGGCGCGATCCATGCGCAGGCTGCATGTCGTCCGTGCAGGTGGCCGATAGCGAAGAGACGCAGGGCTCCCCTTCGGTCTTTGCGCTACTATCGAGCGTAGGCGAGGCGTAGGTTCTGGGCATCGAAAGAACACGAACGCGCTGGCCACCACCGATGAGAGGCCGGACAGACAAGGAAGCCCACCATGAACCTCGCTCGCTCCTTCAACGCTTGGCGCCAGTATCGCAGCACCGCCAACGAGCTGAACCGCTTGTCGCAGCGCGAACTCTCCGATCTTGGCATCTCGCGCTCCGAGATCCCGGACATCGCCCGCCAGTCGGTGCGCTAACAGTTTTACGCTTTCGTCCCGGCCGGTCCTCCCCCGGCCTGCGGCGACCCGGCCAAGAGGTTCCTCCCACCCTTGGCCCTAAGCTGACGCCCTTGCCGGTCCTCCCCCGGCAAGGGCGTTTTCGTTTGGACCGGTCGCCTCACACCAAGCGCCGGTATCAGCAGTTTCAACCGATCAGGCGGACCCCTTGATCTGCCCCAATGGGGCCGGCTGCCTGAATGAGAGCCTGAGGAGCGTCAATCTCGCGATTGCCGGAACCTGTTCAGCCTAGCTGAGTTTTGACCACCCCAGCGCTTGACCCACATGGGAGGCGTTCGCTAGGCGTGGCTTTACCAAGGCGGACTTACGACCGCTTCTGTTTCGCAAGGTCTCTCCGGGATCGTGTCGCAGCCATCCCAGGGGACGTGCATGCTGAGAAGACTCTACGACTGGACCATGCGCCTAGCTGCGCGGCCTCGCGCTGCCTATGCTCTTGGGGCAGTTTCCTTTGCAGAAAGCTCGTTCTTTCCGATCCCGCCCGACGCACTGCTGATCCCGATGGTGATCGCCAAGCGAAGCCAGGCATGGCTTCTGGCCTTCATCTGCACGGTCACATCGGTTCTGGGAGCGCTCTTCGGCTACTTCATCGGCGCCGTCCTGTTCGAGGAAATCGCACGGCCGATCCTCGCCTTCTATGGCTACGCCGACGAGTTTTCAGATTTCGCCGTCACCTACAACGAGTGGGGCGCCTGGATCGTTCTGATCGCCGGCGGCCTGACCCCGTTCCCCTTCAAGGTCGTCACCATCGCCAGCGGTGCCACCGCGCTGAATCCAGTCGTGTTTCTCCTGTCGGCCATCGCTGCGAGAGCCGTCCGCTTCTACGTCGTCGCTGGTCTTCTCTACTGGTTTGGCCCACCCATCCGGGACTTCATCGAAAAGCGCCTAGCGGTCGTATTCAGCCTGGCACTGGCAGCCTTGATCGGAGGGTTCGTAGCGGTCCGTCTGTTCGTTTAGCCTTCTTCGCCACCCATCCTACGAACAGGCTCGATGCAGAGCCTGTTCGTAGGAGCGAGAACGGCGAAAATGGCCAGACCTAAGCTCCTGGGGCCAGAGCGGCCGGGCGATGCAGGTTCAGTTCAGGCCGAGCTTGCCGCGCAGCGTCGAGAGATTTTCGGCCAGCAAGTTGACGTTGGCAGCCAGGACCTTGCGATCCTCGTCCGTTAGCTTCTCGTATTTCTCATAGCCCGTGCTGGTCCGATATTTGTCGAGAGTCGTGTCAACGGTGGCAAAACTCTTGTCGACCTTGCCGACAAAGGCCGTGTCGCCCTTCTCGATGAGCGGACGGACGAGTTCGTAAATCTTCTTGGAGCCGTCAAAATTGCCCCGGAAGTCCCAAAGGTCGGTGCCGCTGTAGCGGTCTTCCTCGCCGGAGATCTTGGTTGCGGCGACCTCTTCCATCAGGGCGGCGGCTCCGCCCACGACCTTCTCCGGCGGCAGGGTCAGGTCGGCGATACGCTTCTCCAACTCGGTCACGTCCGCCAGCAGCTTGTCGGCGATAGGCGCCAGCCCTTCGGTGGAGTTCTGCGAGAACAGACCGTATTCCAGGCGGTGGAAGCCCGTGAAGCCTGGATCCTGCTCGTGTTTCTCATGGTCGTCGGCGCGCGAGTCGATCGAACCGTCGAGATCGCTGAAGAGTTCGGCGATCGGCTCCACCGCCTCGTAGCTCATCCGCGTCGGCGCGAAGAGCATCTTCGCCTTCTCCAGCTCGCCTGCCTTCACGGCATTGGTGAAGGCCTTCGTGTCCTTAGCGAGCTGCGCAAGCTTCTCGGAGACGTAGATCTTGTACTCGGCCACCGGTTGCACGATGTCGAGCGGCGAGACTTCGGCCTGGGCGGGGCCTGCCAGAAGGACGGCCAGCGCCGCGCCACGCAGGAGAGAGGTCTTCATGAGTCAGGTCTCCGTTAAGATTTGCGACTGGCTGCCGCTTCGAGAAGCAAGCGGCCGAGAAAGTCCTCGCCGTCCCGGACGCCGGGCAGGGTGAAGAAATAGCCGCCGCCGACCGGTTTGATGTATTCCTCGAGCGGCTCGCCATCGAGCCGCCTCTGGACCGCGATGAAACTCCGTTCGAGATCGGCCTGATAGGCGATGAAGAGCAGGCCCTGGTCGAGCTGGCCGTTCTTGGTGACGCCGTTGGAATAGTTGAAGGGACGACGCAGCATCAGGCTGGCCCGCGCCTCCGGCGTGCGCGGATTGGCAAGGCGGATATGGGCGTCGAGCCGGGTAAGCGCGCCCTCGGGATCCCGGCCGTAGTCCGGCACGTGGCTCTCCGTCGTGCCGCCGTCCAGCGGCGCGCCGCTGGCTTTGCGTCGGCCAAGGATCGCCTCCTGCTCGCCCAGCGGCGTGCGGTCCCATCGTTCCACGAAATTACGGATGATGCGGACCGCCTGATAGGTGCCGTCTCTAGCCCAGTCCGGTTCGTTTCCCGCGTCCCCGACCCAGACGACGCTCTCCATCATGGCCGCGTCGCGCGAGTCTGGATTGGCCGACCCATCCCGAAAGCCCAGGAAATTGCGCGCACTCTCATGCGTCCCGTCGCGGCTCGGCGGCAGGATCGGCACGGTGCCTTCCTGCTTCCAGCGGATCACCAGAAGGTCTGGAAGCGATTTGATGATGTCGCGCAGCGCATGGATCGTGGCGTCCGGCGTGTTGGCGCAGATCTGGAGCGAAAGGTCGCCGTGGCATAGCGAGGCGTTCAGGGCGTCGTTCCGGAACTGCGTCATGCGCTGCAAGCGTCGCGGCGCCAGGGGCGCCAGCCACGGACGCT encodes:
- the efeO gene encoding iron uptake system protein EfeO, which codes for MKTSLLRGAALAVLLAGPAQAEVSPLDIVQPVAEYKIYVSEKLAQLAKDTKAFTNAVKAGELEKAKMLFAPTRMSYEAVEPIAELFSDLDGSIDSRADDHEKHEQDPGFTGFHRLEYGLFSQNSTEGLAPIADKLLADVTELEKRIADLTLPPEKVVGGAAALMEEVAATKISGEEDRYSGTDLWDFRGNFDGSKKIYELVRPLIEKGDTAFVGKVDKSFATVDTTLDKYRTSTGYEKYEKLTDEDRKVLAANVNLLAENLSTLRGKLGLN
- a CDS encoding AAA family ATPase, whose translation is MQTLAIASRKGGSGKTTTAVHIAGLADADGGCVIVDADPQGSASAWYELREAERPYVVAAPQNGIRGVTETAHAEGFAWSIIDLPPHNEASISEAMRLADLVLIPVRPSLFDLRAAESTISMARTLKKPAIAVITGAPPGMTGGEASIVKEARGYLASLPVDVCKATIGQRAAFSHALLSGSSAGEYEPEGKAARECVILWRELKERMK
- a CDS encoding DUF1127 domain-containing protein; amino-acid sequence: MNLARSFNAWRQYRSTANELNRLSQRELSDLGISRSEIPDIARQSVR
- a CDS encoding helix-turn-helix transcriptional regulator, whose protein sequence is MDTYEAELIELIYTAALIPETWPEVIDRMARRMNARGGSLFTLSDGQLTWDAPASTRPIMEAYIAGGWAEKNPRLDGLISRAHPGFIQDSDVANGEYDSLPIVQDFLRPHDIVYTAATVISGAKGDLAVFSVDRGMKAGYFTPTDIGWLDHLRPHLSRSVSLTSRLKMRVAANTTAALQMIGIPAAVIQRGKGLLATNALFDDLIDTVFITRALGRISLADRRADKALQQALSTTSSDNPIVRSIPVTSSEGVVGVLHTVPACRQAMDLLGSDATLLVLAQPRENAGAAPEFLRWLYDLTATEAVIASKLSIGLNVNQIAQETSTSENTVRTHVKAILRKTGFSRQTDFLVSISSLSALKNQL
- a CDS encoding FitA-like ribbon-helix-helix domain-containing protein, with the protein product MSAVTIRNLPDETHRALKLRAAQHGRSAEAEMRAILEAAVRPETRLRLGTTLFELSRKAGLTNADIDALNGARKQAPAEPIALG
- a CDS encoding YqaA family protein — translated: MLRRLYDWTMRLAARPRAAYALGAVSFAESSFFPIPPDALLIPMVIAKRSQAWLLAFICTVTSVLGALFGYFIGAVLFEEIARPILAFYGYADEFSDFAVTYNEWGAWIVLIAGGLTPFPFKVVTIASGATALNPVVFLLSAIAARAVRFYVVAGLLYWFGPPIRDFIEKRLAVVFSLALAALIGGFVAVRLFV
- a CDS encoding helix-turn-helix domain-containing protein; this translates as MVASPQPEASLRLKRSQRPRHARPSPNESRQYAGDMATTAARDDRLTPNAKAFLQVLRARCGKGRETTITKGTMGAVMARSARTIRRYLVDLVRFGYVELETRRNAQGLHLGLTVRITEKVLPFFEEAKGLARWLAETPKAAFLPFSGSVLSGKAGVTLLTPKNQSLNHPSYQARKTGDRTASKIGFGANAAPI
- the efeB gene encoding iron uptake transporter deferrochelatase/peroxidase subunit, which encodes MTGDTRTSNSGFVTNRRRLLVGFAGGATAAAVALRPAGVSAGPKPDEQVSEVPRSDRAREVQPFEGRHQSGIVTPRPAAGMIASFDTLAESPEDVERLLRTLTERFRFLMAGGPVPELDPKLPPADSGILGPVPAADNLTMTLSLGHSFFDQRPWLAPLAPRRLQRMTQFRNDALNASLCHGDLSLQICANTPDATIHALRDIIKSLPDLLVIRWKQEGTVPILPPSRDGTHESARNFLGFRDGSANPDSRDAAMMESVVWVGDAGNEPDWARDGTYQAVRIIRNFVERWDRTPLGEQEAILGRRKASGAPLDGGTTESHVPDYGRDPEGALTRLDAHIRLANPRTPEARASLMLRRPFNYSNGVTKNGQLDQGLLFIAYQADLERSFIAVQRRLDGEPLEEYIKPVGGGYFFTLPGVRDGEDFLGRLLLEAAASRKS
- a CDS encoding replication initiator protein A, whose translation is MSRHKLDLLAREAFAALSLHEKNAYLQGVVKEIQTARAEAFEPLDKDALSRLRRFYSRRSFADLQLEKIANERLRAAMGKWGEAIHLGEVQKAITHEAPSQVRPIKRAAPLDDDQLSFFVPTVHDAPVKDDLNLMDIAPFSLSKTVKGGVLRYELKDSIVTIEGGAEVGLATAYDYDIFINMVSHLAAEMRDYGIAQKKGLRPTIPARVYRPAAAELLKFCRRDLGGKQYLELEKALDRLQATRIKITNLSDGKRRETEAFPLIGHFKVVSRTVQDKIDQVEIEIPGWVYEGVVTPSGKPSILTLNPDYFLIARPLAKFIYRLARKTAGEGEAFYRVDDVHVRSGSRLPPHKFAQALERLVEGTKEDPLPDYNLELRKGDRGQVLYMSKRLDTMTEISGKD
- a CDS encoding ribbon-helix-helix domain-containing protein; this translates as MTKRPSIASLAPKKGGVIASVEVEQQTLEGAPRSATRDQTTSYKAVLAKVDEETHRALKILSANEGTPIGDLFVESLNLLFRSRNLPEIAMKVTPDERSRAR